In a genomic window of Enterobacter asburiae:
- a CDS encoding fimbria/pilus periplasmic chaperone — protein sequence MSSGSKCAIKKSLAIIFTGIFACLTQPVLAEGGISIMGTRIVYPQSSEQVNLAIINSSATDSFLVQSWVEDASGHKTSDFIVTPPLYLSGPKNENTLRIIHTGGALSKDRETLYYFTARAIPSVDDTNKANNDVLHFALANRIKLFVRPSGLKPSPDMAPSLLEFHQQGSELVIRNTSPYYLTLTAVTTGRKALKDLMVSPLGTATESLPADHGSTVSYRTVNDYGTITPANETAIK from the coding sequence ATGTCTTCCGGTTCTAAGTGTGCCATAAAAAAATCACTGGCAATTATTTTTACTGGTATCTTTGCCTGCCTGACCCAACCGGTTCTGGCAGAGGGGGGGATTTCCATTATGGGGACACGCATTGTTTACCCGCAGAGCTCTGAGCAGGTAAATCTGGCGATAATTAACTCTTCTGCTACTGACTCCTTTCTTGTGCAATCCTGGGTTGAGGATGCGTCAGGACATAAAACCTCAGACTTTATTGTGACGCCACCGCTTTATCTTAGTGGCCCTAAAAATGAAAACACATTACGTATTATTCATACAGGCGGAGCTCTCTCAAAAGACCGTGAAACGCTTTATTACTTTACTGCCAGAGCCATTCCTTCGGTCGATGACACTAACAAAGCCAATAACGACGTCTTGCATTTCGCCCTTGCCAACAGAATAAAACTGTTTGTGCGCCCTTCCGGGCTGAAACCCTCCCCGGACATGGCTCCTTCGCTGCTGGAGTTTCATCAACAGGGTTCGGAGCTGGTTATCCGTAATACCTCTCCTTATTACCTGACGCTGACGGCGGTGACGACTGGCAGGAAAGCGCTAAAAGACCTCATGGTTTCGCCTCTTGGAACGGCGACAGAGTCTCTGCCGGCTGACCACGGAAGCACAGTTTCTTACCGTACCGTTAACGATTACGGCACCATCACGCCAGCAAATGAGACAGCAATTAAATAG
- a CDS encoding aldo/keto reductase, with protein sequence MNYTHLGRTGLKVSRLCLGTMNFGDVTDEKTSARILDEALEAGINFIDTADVYGTEQSPDIQQGSGLSEEIIGRWLQQGGRRDRIVLATKAYQPMGPGPNDRRLSAYHIRKACEDSLRRLKTDHIDVYQMHHIDRYTPWEEVWQAMELLVQQGKVLYIGSSNFAGWDIATAQSVATARHSLGLVAEQSLYNLTARTVELEVIPACRHFGLGLIPWSPLAGGLLGGVLKKMASGRRARPAFARLIEQYRPQLEAYEGLCEDLGETPSDVALAWLLQNPVVTAPLIGPRTAEQLREALHATTITLSDDTMSCLDEIWPGPGGEAPQAYAW encoded by the coding sequence ATGAACTATACGCATCTTGGCCGCACCGGCCTGAAAGTCAGCCGCCTTTGTCTCGGAACCATGAATTTTGGTGACGTCACCGACGAGAAAACCAGCGCCCGCATTCTGGATGAAGCGCTTGAGGCGGGTATCAATTTCATTGATACAGCAGACGTGTATGGCACCGAGCAATCACCCGATATCCAGCAAGGTTCGGGGCTGTCCGAAGAGATTATTGGTCGCTGGCTCCAGCAGGGTGGCCGCCGTGACCGTATCGTTCTGGCGACGAAAGCCTATCAGCCTATGGGACCAGGTCCGAACGATCGCCGTCTTTCTGCTTACCATATTCGCAAGGCCTGCGAGGACAGTTTGCGACGGCTTAAGACCGACCATATTGACGTCTATCAGATGCATCACATCGATCGTTATACACCATGGGAAGAGGTCTGGCAGGCCATGGAGCTCCTTGTTCAGCAGGGAAAAGTGCTTTATATCGGTAGCAGCAATTTCGCAGGCTGGGACATTGCGACTGCGCAGTCAGTTGCCACGGCCCGTCATTCCCTGGGCCTGGTTGCTGAGCAAAGTCTCTACAATCTGACTGCCCGAACTGTTGAGCTGGAGGTCATTCCCGCATGCCGTCATTTTGGCCTGGGACTGATTCCCTGGAGTCCACTTGCCGGAGGGTTGCTTGGCGGCGTACTGAAAAAGATGGCCAGCGGGCGCCGTGCGAGGCCCGCGTTTGCCCGTCTAATCGAACAGTATCGTCCGCAGCTGGAAGCCTACGAAGGATTATGTGAGGACCTCGGCGAAACCCCTTCCGATGTGGCGCTTGCGTGGCTCCTGCAGAATCCTGTCGTTACTGCTCCACTTATCGGGCCTCGTACGGCGGAACAACTCCGGGAGGCGCTTCACGCAACAACAATCACGCTATCAGACGACACCATGAGCTGTCTCGACGAAATCTGGCCCGGCCCCGGGGGAGAAGCGCCCCAGGCTTATGCCTGGTAA
- a CDS encoding PACE efflux transporter: MEIELNKSIKERIFHAVIFEVIANVIIALSLAWLMNVSILQSGSLSVISALTATAWNFVFNKLFDSLQKKHQFQRTFLVRTIHAVGFETGLIVTLIPVAMVMLNLTMTEAFFVEISLVLFFLPYTMLFNWLYDYLRWIFVGRKRVAM, from the coding sequence ATGGAAATTGAATTAAATAAAAGTATTAAAGAGAGAATCTTCCATGCTGTCATTTTTGAAGTGATAGCTAACGTTATCATCGCGCTTTCGCTTGCCTGGCTAATGAACGTGTCGATACTCCAGTCAGGCTCCCTGTCCGTGATATCTGCACTTACCGCAACGGCCTGGAATTTTGTATTTAATAAACTCTTTGACTCCCTGCAAAAAAAACATCAGTTTCAACGAACATTTCTCGTTCGTACTATACATGCGGTGGGTTTTGAAACAGGACTGATCGTCACCCTAATCCCCGTCGCGATGGTTATGCTGAATTTAACCATGACTGAGGCATTTTTCGTTGAGATTAGTCTGGTACTGTTTTTTCTGCCATACACAATGCTGTTTAACTGGCTATACGACTATCTGCGGTGGATATTTGTTGGACGGAAACGGGTTGCTATGTAG
- a CDS encoding type 1 fimbrial protein, protein MMHNVRKTVSACAIAVALFATYSDAYADAPASTNVRFTATVTESTCVPDWNTASGININFDKVRSENLNEGGIAKRPFTLRLTGCQNVAGVQVSATGTADTLNHQAFANTESGDNAAKNVAFMLLAGPDQSPLIPNWPNSGKMEYKIGGDGTSIEMPFMAELVSTGPVKPGTASGIATLNMTYE, encoded by the coding sequence ATGATGCATAATGTAAGAAAAACTGTCTCAGCCTGTGCCATCGCGGTCGCGCTGTTTGCAACATATTCTGATGCGTATGCCGATGCTCCCGCCTCAACAAATGTTAGATTTACAGCGACAGTGACGGAATCGACTTGCGTTCCAGACTGGAATACAGCCAGCGGAATCAATATCAACTTTGACAAAGTTCGTTCGGAAAATCTGAACGAAGGTGGAATTGCCAAGCGTCCATTCACACTTAGGCTTACAGGCTGTCAAAACGTGGCCGGTGTTCAAGTCTCAGCTACAGGCACTGCGGACACACTCAACCATCAGGCCTTTGCAAATACTGAGTCTGGGGACAACGCCGCTAAAAATGTGGCGTTTATGTTGCTGGCGGGACCGGACCAATCCCCTCTCATACCGAACTGGCCGAACTCGGGAAAGATGGAGTATAAAATTGGTGGTGATGGTACATCTATTGAAATGCCTTTTATGGCTGAACTTGTATCAACTGGGCCCGTTAAACCGGGAACCGCATCAGGAATAGCCACCTTGAATATGACATACGAATAA
- a CDS encoding fimbrial biogenesis usher protein — protein sequence MSFRCSRFFILLGGGIFGNAFAGLHFDPAMLSDDPHAVADLSRFETGHAQVAGSYPVDIYLNGIFFRSQPLQFDTVPNEAHREDIHDSTDLMACLNRRDLARMGVNVSAFPQLASLPEDRCVSPGQFIPQAYTAFDFQKMRLDISIPQAAMNSQPQDWIPPEQWDEGINAALLSYQFSGSDSRGSYGDSRSSYLNLTSGLNVGPWRLHDVSTWSDNSNRYSNVHRWQHLSTYIQRTIIPLQSELTLGDSNTNGDVFDTNSFRGIKLVTDEGMLPDNMRGYAPVIRGTANSNAQVSIRQNGSEVYRTFVAPGAFVIRDLFPLSSGGDLDITVTEADGTKRSFTVPYSSLPILQREGHVRFGLVAGRYRSSSDRYAAPAFAQGTLLWGLAHNITAYGGIQYADNYDAVAVGTGLSMGQWGAVSADVSQSDSTLADGSRHQGQSLRFMYGSSLASTGTSFQLAGYRYSSQGFYTLADVALKDISGWLQNDNENDADGRPVKHNWASHYNLYNSRRERIQLSLSQKLVAFGSLFVTASHQTYWQNNASSDTVQAGFSSTIGPVSYSLSWGDSHISGQLEADKTLWLSTSMPLLALLSHDAVTDRDHQLMVNYSASQNTDGNISHQVGLSGTALDDDNLDWSVTQGYGRAESTSGDASLSYQGGTGNASLGYGYSQDYRQLRYGMSGGAIVHSHGLTLSQPLGETSILVAAPGAAGIPVESNIGIRTDGRGYTVVPYAGPYRENRVALDISKLDDHTDIENAVTRVVPTRGAVVIASFITHTGIHGLFTLTHNGAPLPFGTTVSAESGNTSGLVGDNGQVWLTGLPLHGKLNAKWGDAPDERCTVYYHLTEKVLTARLVQVQEMCR from the coding sequence ATGTCTTTCAGATGCAGTCGGTTTTTCATTCTCCTTGGAGGAGGAATCTTCGGTAACGCCTTTGCCGGATTGCATTTTGATCCGGCCATGCTGTCTGACGATCCGCATGCGGTTGCAGATCTTTCACGTTTTGAGACGGGGCACGCGCAAGTAGCTGGGAGCTACCCGGTAGATATTTATCTGAACGGCATTTTTTTCCGTTCACAACCTCTGCAATTTGACACGGTACCTAATGAGGCCCACCGGGAAGATATTCACGACAGTACCGACCTGATGGCTTGCCTCAATCGGCGCGACCTTGCCCGCATGGGAGTAAACGTTTCCGCTTTTCCCCAACTGGCATCATTGCCTGAAGATCGGTGTGTATCACCCGGGCAATTCATCCCGCAAGCCTATACGGCCTTCGACTTTCAGAAAATGCGTCTGGATATCAGTATTCCGCAGGCGGCGATGAACAGCCAGCCGCAAGACTGGATACCTCCGGAACAGTGGGATGAAGGTATTAACGCGGCATTGTTGAGCTACCAGTTTAGCGGCAGTGATAGTCGGGGCAGCTATGGCGACAGTCGCAGCAGCTACCTTAATCTGACCAGCGGCCTGAACGTCGGGCCCTGGAGACTACACGACGTCAGTACATGGAGTGATAACAGCAACCGATACAGCAATGTGCATCGCTGGCAGCATCTTAGCACCTATATACAGCGAACTATTATTCCTTTGCAAAGCGAACTGACGCTTGGTGATAGCAATACCAATGGAGACGTGTTTGATACTAATTCATTCCGGGGCATCAAACTTGTAACGGATGAGGGAATGCTTCCTGACAACATGCGAGGCTATGCCCCTGTTATTCGAGGAACAGCAAACAGTAACGCCCAGGTCAGCATCCGGCAGAACGGCAGCGAAGTCTACAGGACCTTTGTGGCTCCGGGAGCTTTCGTCATCCGCGATCTCTTCCCGCTCTCGTCAGGTGGCGATCTTGATATCACTGTGACTGAGGCGGATGGAACGAAACGCAGCTTCACCGTGCCCTATTCTTCCCTTCCCATTCTGCAGCGTGAGGGGCATGTTCGCTTTGGCCTGGTTGCGGGACGCTACCGCAGCAGCAGCGACCGCTATGCTGCACCAGCCTTTGCGCAGGGAACGTTACTCTGGGGGTTGGCTCATAACATCACGGCCTATGGAGGCATTCAGTATGCTGACAATTACGACGCTGTAGCCGTCGGAACGGGCCTCAGCATGGGGCAATGGGGTGCGGTGTCAGCCGATGTGAGTCAGTCCGACAGTACCCTTGCGGATGGTTCACGCCATCAGGGCCAGTCCTTGCGCTTCATGTATGGCAGCTCGCTGGCATCAACGGGGACATCATTTCAGCTGGCAGGTTACCGTTACTCCAGCCAAGGCTTTTACACCCTGGCGGATGTCGCGCTCAAGGACATTTCCGGCTGGCTGCAGAACGATAATGAGAACGATGCTGATGGCAGGCCGGTTAAGCACAACTGGGCAAGCCACTATAACCTCTACAACAGCAGGCGTGAGCGTATCCAGCTCAGTCTCTCCCAGAAGCTTGTTGCGTTCGGCTCGCTGTTCGTTACGGCCAGCCATCAGACGTACTGGCAGAACAACGCCAGTTCTGACACGGTGCAAGCAGGCTTCAGCAGCACGATTGGCCCTGTTAGCTACAGCCTCTCATGGGGGGATAGCCATATCAGTGGCCAACTGGAGGCCGACAAGACGCTCTGGCTCTCAACGTCAATGCCATTACTGGCCCTGCTTTCACATGACGCTGTCACTGACCGCGACCATCAATTGATGGTCAACTACAGCGCCAGCCAGAACACGGACGGGAATATCAGCCACCAGGTAGGGCTGAGCGGGACCGCCCTCGATGATGACAACCTCGACTGGAGCGTGACGCAGGGTTATGGCCGCGCAGAAAGCACAAGCGGTGACGCCAGCTTGAGTTATCAGGGCGGAACCGGGAACGCCTCCCTCGGATATGGGTATAGCCAGGACTACCGGCAGCTCCGCTATGGCATGTCCGGTGGGGCTATCGTGCACAGCCACGGTCTGACCCTGAGCCAGCCTTTGGGTGAAACCAGCATTCTGGTTGCTGCGCCGGGTGCAGCAGGCATACCCGTGGAAAGCAACATCGGTATCCGCACCGACGGGCGTGGTTACACGGTTGTACCGTATGCCGGACCATACAGAGAAAACAGGGTCGCCCTGGATATCAGCAAACTTGATGATCATACGGATATTGAGAATGCCGTAACCCGTGTTGTTCCAACACGCGGCGCGGTGGTCATCGCCAGTTTTATCACGCATACGGGGATCCATGGGCTGTTTACGCTAACGCACAATGGCGCGCCTTTGCCTTTCGGGACGACAGTTAGTGCAGAAAGTGGCAATACCAGCGGGCTTGTCGGAGACAACGGTCAGGTGTGGTTAACGGGCCTCCCGCTCCACGGGAAGTTAAACGCTAAATGGGGCGATGCTCCAGATGAGCGGTGCACGGTGTATTACCACCTGACGGAAAAGGTTCTTACGGCTCGGCTTGTTCAGGTGCAGGAGATGTGCCGTTGA
- a CDS encoding DUF4354 family protein: MDHLIKKGMCIALILSAAGTVQAADKTPNDNFFTGIKIFSEKVAQGSQWDSTTGEAKYMVSYKVSLDNFSNKSIEPGKNNKMCFFLFDKSGKSFMSTGIELEMLKKYKPLDNRTGMVYFASSNPDVLNMPFVRFGIGKDCISE, translated from the coding sequence ATGGATCATTTGATTAAGAAAGGTATGTGCATTGCGTTAATTCTGTCCGCAGCAGGGACTGTACAGGCAGCGGATAAAACTCCCAATGATAACTTTTTTACAGGGATTAAAATTTTTTCCGAAAAAGTGGCTCAGGGGAGCCAATGGGACAGTACTACCGGTGAAGCCAAGTACATGGTGAGCTATAAAGTCTCACTTGATAACTTTTCTAATAAAAGTATTGAGCCGGGAAAAAACAATAAAATGTGCTTCTTCCTCTTTGATAAAAGCGGAAAATCTTTCATGAGCACAGGCATTGAGCTCGAAATGTTGAAAAAATACAAGCCGTTAGACAACAGAACAGGTATGGTTTATTTCGCCAGCTCAAACCCTGATGTGCTGAATATGCCATTCGTGCGATTCGGGATTGGAAAAGACTGTATCTCTGAATGA